CACCACCCCGTGCCGGTCCCGCTCCACCTCTACCGGAGCGGAAAGCCCCTTCAGGCTCAGCCGCCCCGCGGTCTGGGGCAGGGTGCCCCTTAGGTAGAGGAAACCCCCGAGGAGGAGGAAAAGCCCAAGGAGACCCAAAAGGCCAAGGGTTAAGCCCAAAAGACGCAGGAGGCGTTTCATAGTTGGACGGAGTATACCACCCCTGGGGGTAGACTGGGCCTATGAGGCTGGAGTTTCTGGAAAACGGCCCCATCCGGGTGGAGGGGGCGCGGTTTCGGGTGCGGGTGGGGGAGAAGGAGGAGGTTTTGGAGAAGCCCAGGGTCTTCCTCTGCCGGTGCGGGGGTTC
The window above is part of the Thermus oshimai DSM 12092 genome. Proteins encoded here:
- a CDS encoding CDGSH iron-sulfur domain-containing protein, which produces MRLEFLENGPIRVEGARFRVRVGEKEEVLEKPRVFLCRCGGSSRKPFCDGTHKAIGFQAPAGVLEVEGD